The following coding sequences are from one Capsicum annuum cultivar UCD-10X-F1 chromosome 3, UCD10Xv1.1, whole genome shotgun sequence window:
- the LOC107863501 gene encoding neutral ceramidase 3-like — protein MVKTYPAVMVFAFAAGTTDGPGEFDFKQGDDQGNAFWKLVRNLLKKPGDEQKRCQHPKPILLDTGVMKVLYDWALEKMKQRMTNTLKIVKKILDGF, from the exons ATGGTTAAAACCTATCCCGCTGTAATGGTCTTTGCATTTGCTGCCGGTACAACTGATGGTCCTGGAGAATTTGATTTTAAGCAGGGAGATGACCAG GGAAATGCTTTTTGGAAATTGGTGCGAAACTTGCTTAAAAAACCAGGCGATGAACAAAAGAGGTGCCAGCATCCCAAGCCCATTTTGCTCGATACTGGTGTAATGAAGGTGTTGTATGATTGGGCG TTGGAGAAAATGAAGCAGCGAATGACGAACACATTGAAGATTGTTAAGAAGATATTAGATGgtttttga